Proteins from a genomic interval of Mycobacterium conspicuum:
- a CDS encoding cytochrome P450, whose product MSFSNSTNFFTDQSLVGDPYPYFDYLRSRYPVRRDEASGVVTVTGYEEALSVYRDTDAFSSCTSVIGPLAGLPFQPEGDDIGALIERYRDQIPLSEHMVTFDPPEHTRARGLLSRLITPKRLKENEEFMWRLAERQFDEFLDRGRCEFLRDYAKPFATLVIADLLGVPEGDHTAFRSRLAAASVGAIEDDPKFSHNPLAFLEAQFTSYIEQRRREPRDDVLTLLAEAKYPDGSTPEVIDAVRLATFLFAAGAETTTKLLSAALHLIADRPGLQHLLREDASRVPLFIEETLRMESPVKSDFRLVRKSTTIAGVHVPAGATVLLLPGAANRDPRRFDNPNEFQLDRRNAREHIAFGRGIHTCPGAPLARAEGRITVEYFLDRADDIRICEAEHGPAHARRYDYEPTYQLRGLTELHLEFTPVEREGAVDG is encoded by the coding sequence ATGAGCTTCTCCAACTCCACTAACTTCTTTACCGATCAAAGCCTGGTCGGAGACCCCTATCCATACTTTGACTACCTTCGGTCGAGATACCCGGTGCGCCGTGACGAAGCCAGCGGTGTCGTGACGGTCACCGGCTACGAGGAAGCGCTGTCGGTGTATCGGGATACCGATGCGTTCTCGTCGTGCACGTCGGTGATCGGGCCCCTAGCGGGATTGCCGTTTCAGCCGGAGGGCGACGACATCGGTGCGCTCATCGAGCGGTACCGCGACCAGATCCCCCTCAGCGAGCATATGGTCACCTTCGATCCGCCGGAACACACACGCGCCCGCGGCCTACTGAGCAGGCTGATTACACCCAAGCGCCTCAAGGAGAATGAGGAGTTTATGTGGCGTCTGGCCGAGCGGCAGTTTGACGAATTCCTGGACCGGGGTCGTTGTGAATTTCTGCGCGACTATGCTAAGCCCTTCGCCACGCTGGTCATCGCCGACCTGCTTGGTGTTCCGGAAGGGGACCACACAGCGTTCCGTTCCCGTCTTGCTGCGGCCAGTGTCGGTGCGATCGAGGACGATCCGAAGTTCTCCCACAATCCGCTGGCGTTCCTCGAGGCACAGTTCACCTCCTACATCGAACAGCGTCGACGCGAGCCGCGTGACGACGTGCTCACTTTGTTGGCCGAGGCCAAGTACCCGGACGGGTCGACGCCCGAGGTCATCGACGCGGTGCGCCTTGCGACATTTTTGTTCGCCGCCGGTGCGGAGACGACCACAAAACTGCTCTCCGCCGCACTGCACTTAATCGCCGATCGTCCCGGTCTGCAGCATCTGCTACGCGAAGATGCCAGTCGTGTCCCGCTTTTCATCGAGGAGACGCTGCGCATGGAGAGCCCGGTGAAGAGCGATTTCCGCCTCGTCCGAAAGTCCACGACCATCGCGGGTGTTCACGTGCCGGCGGGTGCCACCGTGCTGCTTCTGCCCGGGGCGGCAAACCGAGACCCTCGGCGGTTCGACAACCCCAATGAGTTTCAACTAGATCGCCGCAATGCTCGAGAGCACATCGCGTTCGGCCGCGGCATCCATACCTGCCCAGGCGCCCCGCTGGCTCGGGCGGAAGGACGAATTACGGTCGAGTACTTTCTCGATCGGGCTGACGATATCCGGATCTGCGAGGCGGAACATGGCCCCGCTCACGCCCGTCGCTACGACTACGAGCCGACCTACCAGTTGCGCGGACTCACCGAACTGCACCTCGAATTCACCCCTGTCGAACGGGAAGGCGCAGTTGATGGTTGA
- a CDS encoding TetR/AcrR family transcriptional regulator codes for MVTSRRGRPTQAEAEELHQKLRTAAAATFVKQGYDGTTMEAIARAAGITRRTLYARYPDKRAVFLDVIPWALTLRTAREPDSHRNKDDLALALIAIGRGALARAMDPETLGLTRIAMNESARFPEFALSAQTMTWSARQREVMELLRHHQEAGTIDVDDFEVIAGQFLAMIELMPQRLADFGIYRTKEEGERHLHHAVNLFLRGVLTRD; via the coding sequence ATGGTGACCAGCCGACGAGGTCGACCGACGCAGGCCGAAGCTGAGGAACTGCATCAGAAGCTTCGCACAGCCGCGGCCGCGACATTCGTCAAACAGGGCTATGACGGTACAACCATGGAAGCGATCGCCCGAGCAGCGGGCATCACACGGCGGACCTTGTACGCACGCTATCCCGATAAGCGGGCCGTATTTCTCGATGTGATCCCCTGGGCACTGACGCTAAGGACAGCGCGCGAACCCGACTCACACCGAAACAAGGACGATCTGGCACTCGCGCTCATCGCGATTGGACGTGGTGCACTCGCACGGGCTATGGATCCTGAAACGCTGGGCCTGACCCGGATCGCAATGAATGAATCGGCGCGGTTCCCGGAGTTCGCCCTCAGTGCCCAGACGATGACCTGGTCAGCGCGCCAGCGAGAAGTGATGGAGCTGCTGCGCCACCATCAGGAAGCGGGAACCATCGACGTGGACGATTTCGAGGTGATCGCAGGGCAATTCCTTGCGATGATCGAGCTGATGCCGCAACGGCTGGCCGACTTCGGGATCTATCGCACCAAGGAAGAAGGAGAGCGACATCTTCATCATGCCGTCAACCTGTTTCTCAGGGGTGTTTTGACGCGTGATTGA
- a CDS encoding MCE family protein: MTGARVTMIKFAAFVIVMALLTVSLFFVFGQYRTGSTTGYSAVFIDASRLKAGQSVRIAGLRVGTVSGVSLRPDNKVLVKFDADRKVVLTSGTRAVVRYLNLVGDRYLELVDGPGSARALGPGAQIPEERTAPALDLDLLLGGLKPVIAGLNPQDVNALTATLVQIFQGEGGTMQSLLSKTSSFSNTLADNNETVQRLIDNLKTVLGTLANDRDDFSGAIDRLQRLVSGFSGDRDTIGAAIDSLDKGTASIADLLTRTRAPLAGTIDQLGRLAPLLDQDKDKIDASLHKLPENYRKLVRLGAYGSWIPYYVCELSLRVSDLQYRTVVVPVWKEHGGRCAEPDA; the protein is encoded by the coding sequence ATGACCGGCGCACGTGTGACGATGATCAAATTCGCGGCCTTCGTGATCGTGATGGCGCTGCTGACGGTGTCCTTATTCTTTGTGTTCGGCCAGTACCGCACTGGCAGCACGACAGGATATTCCGCTGTCTTCATCGACGCCTCGCGCCTCAAAGCCGGCCAGTCGGTGCGCATCGCCGGGCTTCGAGTGGGCACCGTCAGCGGCGTCTCGTTGCGTCCCGACAACAAGGTGCTGGTGAAATTCGATGCCGACCGCAAGGTCGTTTTGACCAGTGGCACGAGGGCAGTGGTTCGTTATCTCAACCTGGTCGGTGATCGCTACCTCGAACTCGTCGACGGTCCCGGTTCGGCAAGGGCGCTGGGTCCTGGTGCGCAGATCCCGGAAGAGCGGACCGCGCCCGCGCTCGACCTCGACCTGTTGTTGGGTGGCCTGAAACCCGTTATCGCGGGTCTGAATCCACAAGATGTCAATGCGCTCACAGCAACACTTGTGCAGATCTTCCAGGGCGAAGGCGGCACCATGCAGTCCTTGCTGTCGAAGACGTCCTCGTTCTCGAATACCTTGGCCGACAACAACGAGACGGTGCAGCGGCTGATCGACAACCTCAAGACCGTCCTGGGGACACTGGCCAACGATCGCGACGATTTCTCCGGCGCGATCGATCGGCTGCAACGACTGGTCTCCGGCTTTTCCGGCGACCGCGACACGATCGGTGCCGCGATCGACTCCCTGGACAAGGGAACCGCGTCGATTGCGGACCTGCTGACTAGGACGCGGGCTCCGCTGGCGGGCACGATCGACCAGCTCGGCCGGTTGGCTCCACTGCTCGATCAGGACAAGGACAAAATCGACGCCTCCCTGCACAAGCTGCCCGAGAACTACCGAAAACTGGTGCGGCTCGGCGCATACGGCAGCTGGATCCCCTATTACGTCTGCGAACTCAGTCTGCGTGTTTCGGATCTGCAGTATCGGACCGTCGTGGTGCCGGTCTGGAAGGAACACGGCGGAAGGTGCGCGGAACCCGATGCTTAA
- a CDS encoding TauD/TfdA dioxygenase family protein translates to MVETMALSPALGVEVTSVKSLLDDAVIGRCMEALKWRGVLLIRGLHLDDDEQLEFARRLGTVLAPGGKEIFKVSLDPSKNPAAEYLKGTFNWHIDDTTNDVPAKATMLTARHVAMTGGGTQFANTYAVWENMSAQERELYQGLRVVHSFEAAQRLLVGDPAEEDLAAWRTLATHESSLVWKRRDGRCSLVIGATADHIVGLEPDESRKLLDELLARATEERFCYTHDWQVGDLVIWDNTGILHRALPYDSSSERTLHRTTIAGEEPWL, encoded by the coding sequence ATGGTTGAGACGATGGCGCTGAGTCCGGCGCTGGGCGTCGAGGTCACCAGTGTCAAAAGCCTCCTTGATGACGCGGTTATCGGCCGGTGTATGGAGGCGCTCAAATGGCGTGGTGTGCTGCTGATTCGGGGCCTACATCTCGACGACGACGAGCAATTAGAGTTCGCGCGCAGGCTAGGCACCGTGCTCGCGCCGGGAGGCAAGGAGATCTTCAAAGTCAGCCTCGACCCGTCGAAGAACCCCGCCGCGGAGTACCTCAAGGGCACTTTCAATTGGCACATCGACGACACCACCAACGATGTGCCCGCGAAAGCCACAATGCTTACGGCGCGGCATGTGGCGATGACCGGGGGCGGCACACAGTTCGCAAATACCTATGCGGTCTGGGAAAACATGTCCGCACAGGAGCGCGAGCTTTACCAGGGGCTGCGCGTCGTGCATAGCTTTGAGGCCGCGCAGCGCCTCTTGGTCGGGGACCCGGCGGAGGAGGACCTAGCCGCCTGGCGCACGCTTGCAACGCACGAAAGTTCGCTCGTCTGGAAGCGGCGTGATGGTCGCTGTTCTTTGGTGATCGGTGCGACCGCTGACCACATCGTGGGTCTAGAGCCAGACGAAAGCCGCAAGCTGTTGGATGAACTGCTCGCACGGGCGACCGAAGAACGCTTCTGCTACACCCACGACTGGCAGGTCGGCGATCTCGTCATCTGGGACAACACCGGGATCCTGCACCGCGCCCTGCCCTACGATTCGTCTTCAGAACGTACCCTGCATCGCACCACGATCGCCGGCGAAGAGCCTTGGTTGTAG
- a CDS encoding TetR/AcrR family transcriptional regulator has product MTAEVSDKPRGREAQRLETRQRIYEAAKAEFKRSGMGDADIGAIIGRAGVARGTFYFHFPTKEHVLEEVERDLVNRLARELARFLKTPHDLWSTLSEVVRLVTAAETRLGKRLFRDVLALHFSQTRPPGWAKSTEHQLVALVAEDIRQAQAAGKVSDHVDAVHSALFFLLGLYSLLVTNHDLKPTRARLLDAFLASTRHGLEPR; this is encoded by the coding sequence ATGACAGCAGAAGTGAGCGACAAGCCGCGTGGACGCGAGGCGCAACGCCTCGAGACACGCCAGCGCATATATGAGGCAGCCAAAGCCGAGTTCAAGCGATCGGGCATGGGCGACGCCGACATCGGTGCGATCATCGGGCGCGCCGGCGTAGCACGAGGCACCTTCTATTTCCACTTCCCCACCAAAGAGCACGTACTAGAAGAGGTAGAGCGGGATTTGGTGAATCGCCTTGCCCGCGAACTGGCCCGCTTTCTCAAGACACCGCACGACCTGTGGTCTACCTTGTCGGAGGTAGTCAGACTCGTCACCGCCGCGGAGACGCGGCTGGGGAAGCGGCTGTTCAGAGATGTACTTGCCCTGCACTTCTCGCAGACCCGCCCGCCCGGGTGGGCCAAGTCAACGGAGCATCAACTAGTGGCACTCGTCGCCGAGGACATTCGGCAGGCCCAAGCCGCAGGCAAAGTCTCTGACCATGTCGACGCCGTGCACAGCGCCCTGTTCTTTCTGCTCGGTCTGTATTCGTTGCTGGTCACAAACCATGACCTCAAACCCACTCGTGCCCGGCTCCTCGACGCGTTCCTGGCAAGCACTCGTCACGGCTTGGAGCCCCGATGA
- a CDS encoding alpha/beta fold hydrolase, translating into MIDRATVLPGLVLVHGGAHAADCWELVVAELAQLAPELPVVAVDLPGRAARPADLSDVRICDWVDSVVTDVDDAGLGDVLVVGHSLAGVTVPGVVSKLGADRVREMILVAAFVPPQGKSVIKTLRGPLAPLSRAGVSIGRSFPMPPAAARLAFCNGMSREQRKLTLSRLYPESLNVIVEPVDRRDMPEAVPRTWIMTLSDRALSVRRQRQYIDALGGVATLICVDSCHDVMISKPKWLARVLLERCRLRSSASR; encoded by the coding sequence GTGATTGATCGAGCGACGGTCCTGCCCGGTCTCGTCTTGGTGCACGGCGGCGCACATGCCGCGGACTGTTGGGAACTTGTCGTCGCCGAACTAGCGCAGCTTGCACCTGAACTGCCCGTCGTCGCCGTGGACCTACCGGGCCGGGCCGCTAGGCCAGCCGACCTGTCTGATGTCCGCATCTGCGACTGGGTGGACTCAGTGGTCACTGATGTGGACGACGCGGGCCTCGGTGACGTTCTGGTCGTTGGGCATTCGCTGGCGGGAGTGACGGTGCCGGGTGTGGTTTCCAAGCTTGGCGCTGATCGGGTGCGCGAAATGATATTGGTGGCGGCATTCGTTCCGCCACAGGGCAAGTCGGTGATCAAGACGCTTCGCGGACCACTGGCTCCACTGTCGCGGGCCGGGGTCTCGATTGGCCGATCGTTCCCGATGCCGCCCGCAGCTGCCCGTCTGGCGTTTTGCAACGGAATGAGTCGCGAGCAACGCAAGCTCACATTATCCCGGCTCTATCCAGAGTCCCTGAATGTCATCGTCGAGCCCGTCGATCGCCGCGACATGCCCGAAGCGGTGCCGCGAACGTGGATTATGACGCTGTCAGACAGAGCGTTGTCAGTCCGCCGACAGCGTCAGTACATCGACGCGCTTGGGGGCGTGGCAACGCTAATCTGTGTCGACAGCTGCCACGATGTGATGATCAGCAAGCCAAAGTGGCTTGCCAGGGTCTTACTAGAGCGCTGTCGGCTTCGTTCCTCGGCGTCACGCTAG
- a CDS encoding TetR/AcrR family transcriptional regulator — MTTARRGRPTQEEAAQLKERIREGAVSAFLEYGYDGTTMEAIAQAAGVTKRTLYARYPDKRAVFVDVIPWAFSRAVDRDLDRRINDEDLEAALTEIGRGAIKRALDPDTRRLHRVVMNESGRFPEFAVSAETLGWSRRQRQVMDLLRQHQESGNIEVDDIEIAAEHFLAMVEALPARLADFAVFRSKRQEERHLKLAVSLFLNGALPR, encoded by the coding sequence ATGACAACGGCACGGCGTGGACGACCGACACAGGAGGAAGCCGCCCAACTTAAGGAACGAATACGCGAGGGTGCCGTCTCCGCGTTCCTGGAATACGGCTATGACGGTACGACCATGGAGGCGATCGCCCAGGCGGCCGGGGTCACCAAGCGAACTCTTTACGCCCGATACCCCGACAAACGGGCGGTATTCGTTGACGTCATCCCGTGGGCTTTCAGCCGTGCCGTGGACCGCGACCTAGACCGCCGGATCAACGATGAGGACCTTGAAGCCGCGCTGACCGAGATCGGGCGCGGCGCGATTAAACGTGCCCTCGACCCTGACACGAGGCGGCTGCACCGAGTGGTAATGAACGAGTCCGGCCGGTTCCCGGAATTCGCCGTCAGCGCTGAAACCCTAGGTTGGTCGCGTCGCCAACGCCAGGTGATGGATTTACTGCGTCAGCACCAAGAATCCGGGAACATCGAAGTCGATGACATCGAGATAGCAGCCGAACACTTCTTGGCGATGGTCGAGGCCCTGCCTGCTCGGCTGGCAGATTTCGCCGTGTTCCGCAGCAAAAGGCAAGAAGAACGCCACCTGAAGCTTGCCGTGAGCCTGTTTCTGAATGGCGCTCTGCCACGGTGA
- the pcaC gene encoding 4-carboxymuconolactone decarboxylase has protein sequence MSENTFDKGLRIRTTVLGQEYVDKAVKSASDFNRPFQDLVTEYCWGAVWGRDELPLKTRSMLTLAMISVLNRPHELRTHVRAALTNGVTRDEIREIFMKVAIYAGVPAAVDSFRIARETFAELDQH, from the coding sequence TTGAGCGAGAACACTTTCGACAAGGGACTGCGCATCCGCACAACGGTGTTGGGCCAGGAGTATGTGGACAAAGCCGTCAAAAGCGCTAGCGACTTTAACCGACCGTTCCAGGACCTCGTCACCGAATACTGTTGGGGAGCCGTGTGGGGACGCGACGAGTTGCCCCTCAAGACGCGTAGCATGCTCACGCTGGCGATGATCTCGGTGCTCAACCGCCCACATGAGCTACGCACCCACGTTCGGGCGGCGTTGACCAACGGTGTCACCCGCGATGAAATCCGCGAAATCTTCATGAAGGTAGCGATCTACGCGGGGGTTCCTGCCGCCGTCGACAGCTTCCGAATCGCCCGCGAAACGTTCGCGGAACTTGATCAGCATTAG
- a CDS encoding MCE family protein, producing the protein MTQNLGPGPLHRSEAASAAAPVAPSPGSDFGATSYVRLIAGLVTVLVIVGIVAVSVSMFQGRFVSAAPVTVLSQRAGLVMNPEAKVEIGGVQVGKVASIETLPNGQAALHLAMDPSVLPSIPANVLVDIASSTVFGAKFVRLVLPDEPSTQHIQAGQVLDAKHVTVEINTVFQQLTSLLSQIDPAKLNETLGAMASALSGRGHKIGQMLSDLDAFLATQDPSLPALSHDLAALPAVARAYADAAPDIVQTAEHATRIGKTFVNEQRNLDAFLISAIGLADLGNDVIGGNRHALTDALHLLVPTTDLLNQYHEALQCGIGGVVEITKVPPLPDPGITTIVQFALGAERYRYPVHLPKVAATGGPQCQTLPLVPFDKAPPFVVADVGANPWQYGNQQVLINSDALKQLLYGPIPGPPRNSMQIGPPWPGGQSG; encoded by the coding sequence GTGACGCAGAACCTCGGGCCGGGCCCGCTTCACCGATCTGAAGCCGCCAGCGCCGCAGCACCCGTCGCGCCATCGCCGGGGAGTGATTTCGGCGCGACGTCATATGTGCGACTCATAGCGGGCCTGGTGACGGTTCTCGTCATTGTTGGGATTGTGGCCGTATCGGTGAGTATGTTCCAGGGCCGCTTCGTATCCGCGGCACCGGTAACCGTCCTCTCGCAGCGCGCCGGTCTGGTGATGAACCCGGAAGCCAAGGTAGAGATCGGCGGGGTGCAGGTCGGCAAGGTCGCATCGATCGAAACATTGCCGAATGGCCAAGCGGCGCTCCACCTTGCGATGGACCCGTCAGTGCTGCCCAGTATTCCCGCCAACGTGCTTGTGGACATTGCGTCCTCGACGGTATTCGGCGCCAAGTTCGTTCGGTTGGTGCTGCCAGATGAGCCCTCGACGCAGCACATACAGGCCGGCCAGGTCCTTGACGCGAAGCATGTCACGGTTGAGATCAACACCGTGTTTCAGCAACTGACATCGCTGTTATCACAGATCGATCCCGCCAAGCTCAACGAAACCCTGGGTGCAATGGCGTCGGCGCTGAGCGGTCGGGGCCACAAAATCGGGCAGATGCTGAGCGACCTGGACGCGTTTCTTGCCACGCAGGACCCCAGTCTTCCCGCCTTGAGCCACGACCTGGCTGCTCTTCCTGCGGTCGCCCGGGCCTACGCCGACGCCGCGCCCGACATCGTCCAGACGGCCGAGCATGCGACCCGGATCGGTAAGACATTCGTCAACGAACAGCGAAACCTGGACGCGTTCTTGATCAGCGCGATCGGTTTGGCCGACCTGGGTAACGACGTGATTGGCGGCAATCGGCATGCGCTGACGGACGCGCTGCATCTGTTGGTGCCGACCACCGATCTGCTCAACCAGTATCACGAAGCGCTGCAATGCGGCATCGGTGGTGTCGTGGAGATAACAAAGGTCCCGCCACTGCCGGACCCGGGTATCACCACCATTGTCCAGTTCGCCCTGGGTGCCGAACGCTATCGCTACCCGGTCCATCTGCCCAAGGTCGCTGCAACCGGTGGCCCGCAGTGCCAAACCCTTCCCCTTGTGCCCTTCGACAAGGCGCCGCCGTTCGTGGTCGCCGATGTCGGTGCTAACCCGTGGCAGTACGGCAACCAGCAAGTTCTGATCAACTCCGACGCGCTCAAGCAGCTGCTGTACGGGCCGATCCCAGGTCCACCACGCAACAGCATGCAGATTGGGCCGCCGTGGCCAGGCGGGCAATCCGGATGA
- a CDS encoding aldehyde dehydrogenase family protein, producing MPVTQSFIDGESVASAQVYDNIDPSSGKSLGAVARAGGDEVDRAVTAAKRASRAWRTTPPADRARVMSRIADLIERDQEHLALIESQDTGKPLSQARADALVSARYFRFYGHAIDSYYGHTIPLSTDLHVYTKREPLGVTGHIVAWNYPMQLLCRGIAPAVATGNCAVAKPANETPRTAVALAELAFEAGLPAGVFNVVTGIGTEAGAALTAHPGVDHIGFVGSAEVGSVVGHAAAERVVPALLELGGKSAQIVFPDADLLRATEFIAKAILQNAGQTCSAGSRLLVQEAIHDELVEMVKHRFMRVSIGPGIEDKELGPLISRKQQHRVQSIVSGNTKGEIICGGDAPSAADLADGSYFAPTLIDGVDPVSEIAQEEIFGPVLTVNKFGDEEEAVSLANGTPYGLLGSVWTSDLSRAHRLAAEIEAGQVYVNTYGAGGGVELPFGGFKKSGYGREKGYEALDTFTATKTVVVHL from the coding sequence GTGCCAGTCACTCAATCATTTATCGATGGTGAGTCCGTCGCCTCGGCGCAGGTATATGACAATATCGACCCGTCCTCGGGCAAGTCACTAGGTGCGGTGGCGCGCGCCGGTGGAGATGAGGTCGACCGCGCTGTGACAGCCGCAAAACGGGCGTCCAGAGCGTGGCGCACTACGCCCCCAGCCGACCGGGCCAGAGTCATGAGCCGTATAGCTGATCTCATCGAGCGCGATCAAGAGCATTTGGCGCTCATAGAGAGCCAAGACACCGGCAAACCGCTGTCGCAGGCGCGCGCCGACGCCCTGGTCTCGGCACGATACTTCCGCTTCTACGGTCATGCGATCGACAGCTACTACGGACACACCATTCCGCTGTCGACCGATCTGCATGTCTATACGAAGCGCGAACCGCTGGGTGTCACGGGGCATATCGTTGCCTGGAATTATCCGATGCAGCTGTTGTGCAGGGGCATTGCTCCAGCGGTCGCCACAGGCAACTGTGCGGTGGCCAAACCGGCCAATGAAACACCGCGCACCGCAGTAGCTCTCGCTGAGCTAGCGTTCGAGGCCGGATTGCCGGCTGGCGTGTTCAATGTGGTGACCGGTATCGGCACCGAGGCCGGTGCGGCCCTGACGGCCCACCCGGGAGTCGACCATATCGGATTTGTCGGTTCCGCCGAGGTCGGCTCGGTTGTTGGGCACGCCGCCGCCGAGCGGGTTGTTCCCGCGCTACTCGAGCTGGGCGGCAAGTCGGCTCAGATCGTCTTCCCCGATGCCGACCTTCTCCGCGCGACCGAGTTCATCGCAAAGGCAATCCTGCAAAACGCCGGCCAAACCTGTTCGGCCGGCTCACGATTGCTGGTTCAAGAAGCTATCCATGACGAACTTGTAGAAATGGTCAAGCACCGTTTCATGCGAGTGTCGATCGGTCCCGGCATCGAGGACAAGGAACTTGGGCCGCTCATCTCACGCAAGCAGCAACACAGGGTTCAGTCGATAGTCTCCGGCAACACCAAGGGCGAAATCATCTGCGGTGGCGATGCGCCATCGGCGGCAGACCTGGCTGACGGATCGTATTTCGCGCCGACCTTGATCGACGGTGTCGACCCTGTTTCGGAAATCGCGCAGGAAGAGATCTTCGGCCCTGTGTTGACAGTCAACAAGTTCGGCGACGAGGAGGAAGCGGTGAGTTTGGCTAACGGCACACCGTACGGACTCCTCGGCTCCGTATGGACCTCCGACCTCTCGCGCGCGCACCGGCTGGCCGCCGAGATTGAAGCGGGACAGGTATACGTCAATACCTACGGTGCCGGCGGGGGAGTGGAGCTGCCGTTCGGCGGGTTCAAAAAATCAGGCTACGGCCGCGAAAAAGGATATGAAGCGCTCGACACGTTCACTGCCACGAAAACCGTTGTAGTGCACCTTTGA
- a CDS encoding DUF427 domain-containing protein: MALTTPQGPLGTDPAGWFSEPLPIGVVYVEPHPRRVQAIQNGRTVIDTEQALMVHRPDRIHRYAFPANQVGDLPHKPEPAAPGYVVVPWGAVDTWLEEGRLLVDYPPNPYHRVDCHRTSRRLRVEVGGVTLVDTDDTVIVFETTLQPRLYVSPTLVRTDLLRRTTTSSYCNYKGAATYWSAAVGDAVVEDVAWSYEDPPPESLPIARHLSFDSSRCTMLAELPQANPPR; the protein is encoded by the coding sequence ATGGCCCTGACCACACCGCAGGGGCCGCTGGGCACCGATCCCGCGGGCTGGTTCTCTGAGCCGTTACCGATCGGGGTCGTTTATGTCGAGCCGCATCCCCGACGCGTTCAAGCTATTCAAAACGGTCGCACGGTTATTGATACCGAGCAGGCACTGATGGTGCACCGCCCTGACCGCATCCACCGATATGCCTTCCCGGCCAATCAGGTTGGCGACTTGCCACACAAGCCCGAGCCCGCCGCACCGGGATACGTCGTCGTGCCGTGGGGAGCCGTCGATACCTGGCTGGAAGAGGGGCGCTTACTCGTCGATTACCCGCCAAACCCATATCATCGCGTCGATTGCCATCGCACGAGCCGCCGGCTGCGCGTCGAAGTGGGCGGCGTGACGCTGGTCGACACGGACGACACTGTGATCGTCTTCGAGACCACGCTTCAGCCCCGCCTCTACGTGAGCCCAACGTTGGTCCGCACCGACCTGTTGCGACGAACCACGACATCGAGCTACTGCAACTACAAGGGTGCGGCGACGTACTGGTCGGCTGCGGTAGGTGATGCCGTAGTGGAAGATGTCGCGTGGAGCTACGAGGATCCACCACCAGAGAGCCTGCCGATCGCGCGACACCTCAGCTTCGATTCCAGTAGGTGCACGATGTTGGCCGAACTGCCCCAGGCTAACCCACCGCGTTAG
- a CDS encoding NAD(P)-dependent oxidoreductase, whose amino-acid sequence MRIGFIGLGHMGFPMARRLIEADHDVIAYDTREEALGRLIELGAQAASSPRDVGDRAETVMASLPSQQVSFEVAALADGVIEGAMVKRFVDFSTIGSQTARRVHAQLSRRNIAAIDSPVSGGVAGAEKGTLAMMVSGPRADFETLTPVLESMGRPFYVGDKPGSGQTMKLINNMLAATGLIATCEAVVMGVKSGLDPQVMIDVLNAGSGATHASRDKFPRSILPRTFDFGFATGLMVKDVRLYLEEAIALGVSREVAEAVGRLWESAMEELGPDSDFTAAIKPIERSAGVVVGGSE is encoded by the coding sequence ATGCGAATCGGATTTATCGGCCTGGGCCACATGGGGTTTCCGATGGCACGGCGCCTCATCGAGGCAGACCACGACGTCATCGCATACGACACGCGCGAAGAAGCCCTCGGCCGTCTCATTGAACTCGGGGCACAAGCCGCCTCGTCGCCGAGGGATGTCGGGGATCGCGCCGAGACCGTGATGGCGAGCCTTCCGTCGCAGCAGGTTTCGTTTGAGGTGGCTGCCCTGGCCGATGGTGTAATCGAGGGCGCAATGGTCAAGCGTTTTGTTGACTTCTCGACCATCGGCAGCCAAACGGCTAGACGCGTCCACGCTCAACTTTCGCGACGCAACATCGCCGCGATCGACAGCCCCGTCAGTGGCGGGGTTGCCGGTGCCGAGAAAGGCACGCTCGCGATGATGGTATCGGGTCCTCGCGCGGATTTTGAGACGCTGACCCCTGTCCTGGAATCGATGGGTAGGCCCTTTTACGTCGGCGACAAGCCAGGCTCGGGGCAGACGATGAAGCTGATCAACAATATGCTGGCGGCCACCGGACTCATCGCAACATGCGAAGCCGTCGTAATGGGTGTCAAGTCGGGTCTGGACCCACAGGTCATGATCGATGTGCTCAACGCCGGTTCTGGTGCGACCCACGCGAGTCGGGACAAGTTCCCCCGATCGATCCTGCCTCGCACGTTCGACTTCGGCTTCGCCACGGGCTTGATGGTGAAAGATGTGCGGCTCTATCTCGAAGAAGCCATTGCCCTCGGGGTATCCCGCGAAGTCGCTGAGGCGGTCGGACGATTATGGGAGAGCGCGATGGAGGAACTGGGTCCTGACTCCGACTTCACCGCCGCGATCAAGCCGATCGAGCGATCGGCTGGTGTCGTCGTCGGCGGCTCTGAGTGA